AGTGCATGCGGATACAAATTGGAATTGATTATCTTTTTGGTTGAATAGAAATTGCAAACGGTCGAGTTCTAGAACGGTCGAAATGctgaagatttttcatttttgggaGTATTCTCGAATTTTTCCGTAATCGTTGAAGATTATTCCATATTCAAGTTATTATCGGCAATTTGAACCGTATATTCTAAACCTTGATAATTCGCGATCGTCTCGaccattttgaaattcaaactaTCGATTTTCGGACCCGTCAAAAGCACGACGATTCAGAATTTTGCTTAAAAATTAATCGGCAAATTTGAATCCTAAACGCTGTCAACTCTGATTCGAGATTTGGTCTCACCTCGGCACTTTGATCGGATCGTATTGCTGTCACCGTCGTGAATTCCGGAATCTTCATAGTAGCGGTAAAAAGACGATATTCGGAGGTCGATTTCTTGTCGGACTCCCGGACGCCATCATCTTCCCTCTGATTTTCGACTTCCGATCCTTGCGACGGGATTTCCGGAGCCTTTTCATCGACGTTATCCTCGGCTACCGATTTTCGCAGGATGTCGGCGGGTGGAAATGCGCATGCCGTTCCAATCAGCGCAACGAGAATCACTGCAGATTTGTACATCGTACCACGACAAAATCCCTCGGATATTGAGATGTTCGCTCGTTCCGTGGCTCTGATATAAGTACGAGTTATCAGCTCCTCATCTCTGCGACGACGATCATTCTTGGAATTTCTCACATACGGGAAAAAACTTCATCGCTCAAGGGGACAGGGGTCATACCTTGACGATAAACGGGCAATCTTTTTAGAGCGCAAATCTGCAGATAGTTGGTAATTTATTCCTTATTTTCACATCCAATTTACGTCACAGAAATTTCCTGCACTTTACGTAActtcgtgaagagaaaaaaaaaaaaaaaaacacgagaCATTGGTAATTCCCACTTGCGATTTGATATCCATAAACACTGTTTGTATATGCGATTCTAGGCTGTtcaaataaattcatattCCACCGGGTTTCGGTGATTTTCAAggaatttatacaatttttgtaagGTTTTGATCATTGTTATCGGGCAGCGAAGactattataaaaaaattcctagAATTTTGACCATTTTTAAGTAAACTAAAAACTTGTACAAGAATAATTCCTGTCGTAATCCTCCATAGGATTTTCCCCAACCGTTAAAAATAGGTTTTCAAATTCTTGTAAACAAGAGCGTGCAAATAGTGACATGATACGTTCAAAAAGTTCCTTCCTTGTGTGGACAGTCGACAATTGAGTCAAATGTTGAGTCAATTCAGCTGTAATTTTAACAACGAGCATGATATCAAATTCGTTCTGTCGCGTGCGTGTTCTCTAGATTCTACCGATCAAGATGTTTTCctcgttttgttttccttGTTTGTTCactgaaaagttttattttttctatctctcaCGGTTCCTGCGGTAATTATCGAAAAGTAATGCTTGATGCTGAAAGCCGTTGACCTATGACTGATTGATAAAATTGGTTACCCTAACGGAGTTCTTTTTGTCTTATATCGCGCAACACGCGTTCTCAAAGACAGACTCATCTACCGGCCGAGTAATGATCACAGAAAATTTTCCCAGCGCTAACCGTTTTTGAATTCTTTCGTCAACGTAAAAGCTACGGTGATTTTGACGGTGCGAGTAAAAATAGtatgaattgaagaaaatcaatcaataaataaaaatatagctGCCAGCGAAAAATGTTGGTGTATGAATTTTGCTCGGTACGATTGACATGCGATAGTTGACAAATATGTATTTAAGCTGAAATCGTGATAATGCCTTGGCCCAAGTCGTGCGGTTCAACGAGGGCAAATAtcatatgaaaattaaaactgaCTTTCAAAGAGCGATGtctaaaatatatttatgacGATTTACCGATAACATTAGAGATATGAATCTAGAGATACCAATTAACTTGAagtttttcacgaaatttatttatttatttatttattcccaagaaaatataaatatacataatatacagaAGTAATATACATAAGTACATTTATAGTCCTATTGAGGTAACCTAAAGTTTCCTGCGCATAGGCTCGGGAAGAGTGAAAAGGCATATAATCTAACAATGCCAgttcaacaattttaaatttaatttcaaaattaagaaACATCGTACAGTTTGTACATGTAATTGAGCGAAAAGCATGGAAGTGCCATTAGTTCATGTTTTAtaagatttttaaataattcgagtattaaattttacaaataaagtGAAAGACGGATATATTCTACTAAAGCGTTGATAGATGCTCAGTGTGGCCGATTaaccattttttcaatttatatgtaATCGACTTGTTCAATATAGGTAAATTCTTTATATCGTTTGGTaacagattgaaaaatttaattgcagCATGTAAAGGACTGCTGCAGAACTTAGTTTTAGTGACTTTGGGTCATTGTATTAACTTAAGTCCGGATCTACCGTCGTAGTTATTGTATTTTTGCttacaaaaattaaagtatTTTGTTAAACTACTCAAGACGAAATGTTGTTTGACGTTCagtattattttatcatctactcttattttctttaatattcttttttgtaaGCTAAAAAGTGGCTCAATTGATTTATTGTATGCTCCACCCCACGCTATGATACCATAGTTAATTGTACTTTCGAAAAGTGTATGGTAGAGAATTCtcagaacatttttttccatgaaATAACTTAATTTATACACGAGAAATTGGAAGTATCTGACTTTTTTAATCAACtcctgtatatgtatatcccACTTCAAACATCTGTCAATGTAAATACCAAGATACTTACAGCTATTTACTGCCttaattgttttattatttatactaaTTATAGTCTTTGGAGTAGGATCACTATAACAGGAAAAAGTTAGACAAACAGTTTTATCAACATTTAGTGTCAACTGGTTATTATTTAACCAGTTGCTGACTATCTTTAACATGTTATTCATGTCCTTTTGCACTTCGTCCCATTTGTCTCCTGAACACCGAACAGCAGTGTCGTCTGCGTATGATGATAAGTATTTTTTGTCTACAACTCTAAAAATGTCATTCATGTACATTAAGAATAATAGCGGACCCAGTATAGTTCCTTgcggaacaccaattttcacaTTCTCAGATTTACTATAAGACCCTTTGTATttctattatagaatcttgctgatcggtcaattaggtgaacgtatttttagttaacgtttcgacccggatatgggccctcctcagaacgatttatttatttaactgtcaagaacaaaaaCCAAAGCTAAACAACTTACAACTTATTTCCAAATATCGCTACTGAATTTAGAAATCAATGATGTCCATACACATATTATCAACTCTGAAAAGATATTGATTAACCTAGGAGAACAAATCAAGCTTAAACTAGGGAGTACTTCAGGAAGTAAATTCTTTGAATCCCAACATCGGATGCTaaacaataaattcattgctatcaaaaatcgtaatatcaataaattcaccaattcacttgctcaaaaaaaaatcttctaaCAAACGCAAAGATTCGTAttcaattggaaaaaataattggttaATAAATCTAACTGACACTCCTATTCCTGAAAATGTTACTGAAATAGTACAACTTTGTCACAAATTCGGACGTCCATACAACAATCGCGATCTGCCGGTCTTCAACCTCGTTtccaattttgaagaaaaaattacgagtTTTCCTACCGAGTCAAGAAATCAAGTTAGATCCGATTTCACTAACCGAGTTCTTGTTTTCCCAAAGTACCCCAGAAACAACATCAATAATTCAGTcactgacaaaaaaatttgtgacaccatgacttttaaaaaaaaaacaaccccaACATTACGTTTTTAAAAGCTGACAAAGGCAATACGTCGGTTGCTATGCATAGAGACTCTGATAACAACAAAATGAGGCAGCAGCTTTCTGACACCAACACGTACAGAATTGCTAAATATGATCTGTGTGACTCCCCACAAACTAGGGTGAATAAACTCACGTTCAATTGGTTTACCTCTAAACTAATAAACAAAAACCTACatagaagcatttctacttaCAACAGTGTTCCTCCACGCGCACATGGGCTAcctaaaattcacaaagaggAAGTCCCATTAAGAATTATCGTCTCATTTGTCAATAGCCCGACCTATGATGCCTTAGccaagaaaattaattcatggCTCACCACTAATATCACACCTCCCACCTCTAGAGTTAAAGATAGCTTTTCCTTAGTTGACACAATAAAAACATTGATTATCCCAGACAACTATACTTTAATATCGTTAGATGTAATATCACTCTTTACCAACGTTCCGACAGATCTCGCATTGCGCGCAGTAAACAACCGTTGGGCTTCTCTTGAAAATAAGATCCCAATTCCCCTTATTGAACTAGATAAagctttaaaaatatgttCTGATTCtgcaatattcaaatttaacaacGATACGTATGCACAACAATTCGGGTTGCCCATCGGATCTCATCTCTCCCCAATCTTGTCAGACCTTGTCATGGAAGACTTGGAAACGTCTTGCATTAACGATCTTGATTTTGATTTACCGTTCTATTTTCGATACGTTGATGATATTCTTACTGCCGTTCCAAACGAAAAAATAGATCACACTCTTAATACTTTTAACCGATATCATCCACGATTACAATTTACTATCGAAACAGAGGAAAATAACGCCATCAATTTCTTAGATGTATTGCTGATacacaacaacaataatatcaaAACA
The Neodiprion lecontei isolate iyNeoLeco1 chromosome 3, iyNeoLeco1.1, whole genome shotgun sequence DNA segment above includes these coding regions:
- the LOC124293375 gene encoding uncharacterized protein LOC124293375; its protein translation is MYKSAVILVALIGTACAFPPADILRKSVAEDNVDEKAPEIPSQGSEVENQREDDGVRESDKKSTSEYRLFTATMKIPEFTTVTAIRSDQSAEENEEPKTSCAEGDASCDSLHENRPRQKRCIELLQLFSTLSNGMINVGDVENNIIINISNRSNRRTIYQRNVVYL